The Paracholeplasma brassicae genome contains a region encoding:
- a CDS encoding YqaA family protein encodes MQILLSLYQRYLPILSDLSPSFMDKFISFWEKFGELGLFVYSTIETITPLAGAEVFFIGLMSAGKPWWKVASIALLANVLGALIVYFFLAHRDGLYNKYVKEDLRERSKKLFDKYGFWAIFIFAMTPLPFFLVLFTASIAKMNIKNYVAATIISRGSRFYITTYILNKFTHLGMFEIVLFLIVISIPLMGIMYLVSKFVLPYFEKEAA; translated from the coding sequence ATGCAAATATTATTATCATTATATCAAAGATATCTACCAATTTTGTCCGATTTATCCCCATCATTTATGGATAAATTTATTAGCTTTTGGGAAAAATTTGGAGAACTCGGTCTTTTTGTCTATTCTACCATAGAAACCATTACACCGCTTGCAGGTGCCGAAGTTTTTTTTATCGGCTTAATGTCTGCAGGTAAACCTTGGTGGAAAGTGGCTTCGATTGCGCTATTAGCAAATGTTTTAGGTGCATTAATTGTCTATTTTTTCCTAGCACATCGAGATGGTCTTTACAACAAATACGTTAAAGAAGATCTTAGAGAACGTTCTAAAAAATTATTCGACAAGTATGGTTTTTGGGCAATATTCATTTTTGCAATGACCCCACTGCCATTTTTCTTAGTCTTATTTACGGCATCGATTGCAAAAATGAACATTAAAAACTACGTAGCAGCGACCATCATCTCAAGAGGTTCACGTTTTTATATAACGACCTATATTCTAAATAAATTTACTCATTTAGGCATGTTTGAGATTGTCTTATTTTTAATCGTGATATCAATCCCGCTGATGGGAATTATGTATTTAGTATCAAAGTTTGTTTTACCTTATTTTGAAAAAGAAGCCGCATAA
- a CDS encoding putative ABC transporter permease has translation MVLFKLVFVFIMGSIGGWLLELFFRRYFSLKKWINPGFLVGPYLPLYGSGLTIMYLLTTKLNQSNFFVNDTLGNLATITILTLVMTLIEYLTGLIFIKGMRIRLWDYSNQWKNIQGIICPLFTFFWFCSLLDLFFDAS, from the coding sequence ATGGTTTTATTTAAGTTAGTTTTCGTTTTTATCATGGGTTCAATTGGCGGTTGGCTTCTTGAGTTGTTTTTTAGACGATATTTTTCTTTGAAAAAATGGATCAACCCAGGGTTCCTCGTTGGACCGTATTTACCACTATACGGTAGTGGGCTTACAATTATGTATCTATTAACAACAAAACTAAATCAAAGTAATTTCTTTGTAAATGACACATTGGGAAATCTAGCTACGATTACAATATTAACCTTGGTAATGACTTTGATTGAATACCTAACAGGCCTAATCTTCATTAAAGGTATGAGAATTAGACTTTGGGATTATTCAAATCAGTGGAAAAACATACAAGGGATTATTTGCCCACTATTCACATTTTTTTGGTTTTGTTCTTTGCTCGATTTATTTTTTGATGCTTCATGA